One genomic segment of Rhizobium gallicum bv. gallicum R602sp includes these proteins:
- the ppdK gene encoding pyruvate, phosphate dikinase, with protein MTKLVYTFGNGQAEGRARDHDVLGGKGANLAEMCSLGLPVPPGFTIIADACSAYYALGRRIDAGLKDEIRRGLETIEKATGRQFGAKDRPLLLSVRSGARISMPGMMDTVLNLGLNDETVQALGHDAGDARFAWDSYRRFIQMYADVVMGLDHEIFEEILEDQKARLGHELETELTASDWQQVVSLYKELIEEELGEEFPQDPEEQLWGAIGAVFASWMSARAVTYRQLHNIPGGWGTAVNVQAMVFGNLGNASATGVAFTRNPSTGERSLYGEFLVNAQGEDVVAGIRTPQSITEEGRINSGSDRPSLEKLMPEAFEELTHICTELEAHYRDMQDIEFTIERGKLWMLQTRSGKRSTKAAMKIAVDMVDEKLITEEQAVLRIEPSTLDQLLHPTIDPRVDRQVIGTGLPASPGAATGAIVFTAEEAVEAEEEGRKVILLRVETSPEDIHGMHAAEGILTTRGGMTSHAAVVARGMGVPCVVGAGTMRIDLRNERLIGVGVTLKKGDIITIDGSAGQVLRGEVPMIQPELSGDFGRIMGWADRVRRMTVRTNADTPADARAARAFGAEGIGLCRTEHMFFEGERIHVMREMILAEDEKGRRAALDKLLPMQRLDFTGLFTVMHGLPVTIRLLDPPLHEFLPKTEEEVVDVAAAMGMEAAALRQRVDALHEFNPMLGHRGCRLAISHPEIVEMQARAIFEAAIAAAQETGAAVVPEIMVPLVGLRSELDYVKERIDAVAGEVMTEAGMKIDYLVGTMIELPRAALRAHKIAEAAEFFSFGTNDLTQTTFGISRDDASAFIPTYQRKGIIEHDPFISLDFEGVGELISIAAERGRRTRNDMKLGICGEHGGDPASIHFCETIGLDYVSCSPFRVPIARLAAAQAVISNAQRR; from the coding sequence ATGACCAAACTGGTCTATACGTTCGGCAACGGGCAGGCGGAAGGTCGCGCACGGGACCATGACGTTCTGGGCGGTAAGGGCGCCAATCTGGCCGAGATGTGCAGCCTGGGCCTGCCGGTGCCGCCGGGCTTCACCATCATCGCCGATGCTTGCAGCGCTTATTACGCGCTCGGTAGACGGATCGATGCCGGCCTGAAAGATGAAATCCGCCGCGGATTGGAGACGATCGAGAAGGCGACTGGCCGGCAGTTCGGCGCAAAGGACCGGCCGCTGCTCTTGTCCGTCCGCTCAGGCGCCCGCATTTCCATGCCGGGCATGATGGATACGGTTCTCAATCTCGGCCTCAACGACGAAACCGTGCAGGCGCTGGGACATGATGCGGGCGACGCCCGGTTTGCCTGGGATAGCTACCGCCGCTTCATCCAGATGTATGCGGATGTCGTCATGGGCCTCGATCACGAAATTTTTGAGGAGATCCTGGAAGACCAGAAGGCGCGTCTCGGCCATGAGCTCGAAACCGAGCTGACAGCCAGCGACTGGCAGCAGGTCGTTTCGCTGTATAAGGAGCTGATCGAGGAGGAACTCGGCGAGGAATTCCCGCAGGATCCCGAAGAGCAGCTCTGGGGTGCCATCGGTGCCGTCTTCGCAAGCTGGATGAGCGCGCGCGCCGTCACCTATCGCCAGCTCCACAACATTCCGGGAGGCTGGGGCACGGCCGTCAACGTCCAGGCCATGGTCTTCGGCAATCTCGGCAATGCGTCGGCAACCGGCGTCGCCTTTACGCGCAACCCCTCGACCGGCGAAAGGTCGCTCTACGGCGAATTCCTTGTCAATGCGCAAGGCGAAGACGTGGTCGCCGGCATCCGCACGCCCCAAAGCATTACGGAGGAGGGACGCATCAACTCCGGTTCCGACCGTCCGTCGCTTGAAAAGCTGATGCCAGAGGCTTTCGAGGAACTCACCCATATCTGCACCGAGCTCGAAGCGCACTACCGCGACATGCAGGACATCGAATTCACCATCGAGCGCGGCAAGCTCTGGATGCTGCAGACGCGCTCCGGCAAGCGCTCTACAAAGGCGGCGATGAAGATCGCCGTCGATATGGTGGATGAAAAGCTGATCACCGAAGAGCAGGCGGTGCTGCGCATCGAGCCTTCAACGCTCGACCAGCTTCTGCACCCGACGATCGATCCGCGTGTAGACCGCCAGGTGATAGGCACCGGATTGCCGGCTTCGCCGGGGGCTGCGACCGGCGCGATCGTCTTCACCGCGGAAGAGGCGGTCGAGGCGGAGGAGGAGGGCCGCAAGGTCATTCTGCTCCGCGTCGAAACGAGCCCGGAGGATATCCATGGCATGCATGCCGCAGAAGGTATCCTCACCACGCGCGGCGGTATGACCAGCCACGCGGCGGTGGTCGCCCGCGGCATGGGCGTCCCTTGCGTAGTCGGCGCCGGAACCATGCGCATCGATCTCCGCAACGAGCGCCTTATCGGTGTTGGCGTGACACTGAAAAAGGGCGACATCATCACCATCGATGGGTCGGCCGGGCAGGTGCTGCGGGGCGAGGTTCCGATGATCCAGCCGGAGCTTTCCGGGGATTTTGGCCGCATCATGGGCTGGGCCGACAGGGTTCGCCGCATGACAGTGCGCACCAATGCCGATACCCCCGCCGACGCGCGCGCTGCGCGTGCCTTCGGCGCGGAAGGTATCGGCCTTTGCCGCACCGAACACATGTTCTTCGAAGGCGAGCGCATCCATGTCATGCGTGAGATGATCCTTGCCGAAGACGAGAAGGGCAGGCGTGCCGCACTCGACAAGCTGCTGCCAATGCAGCGGTTGGATTTCACCGGCCTCTTCACCGTCATGCACGGCCTGCCGGTGACGATCCGCTTGCTCGATCCGCCGCTCCACGAATTCCTGCCGAAGACCGAGGAAGAGGTCGTGGATGTCGCGGCTGCCATGGGCATGGAGGCGGCCGCACTCCGCCAGCGTGTCGATGCGCTGCACGAGTTCAACCCGATGCTCGGCCACCGCGGCTGCCGGCTTGCCATTTCCCATCCCGAGATCGTCGAAATGCAGGCGCGCGCCATTTTCGAAGCGGCTATTGCCGCCGCGCAGGAAACCGGGGCGGCCGTCGTCCCGGAAATCATGGTGCCGCTAGTCGGCCTTCGTTCGGAATTGGATTATGTCAAGGAACGGATCGACGCGGTTGCCGGGGAGGTGATGACCGAGGCTGGCATGAAGATCGATTATCTCGTCGGCACGATGATCGAGTTGCCGCGGGCAGCCCTGCGCGCGCACAAGATCGCCGAGGCCGCCGAGTTCTTCTCTTTCGGCACCAACGACTTGACGCAGACGACCTTCGGCATTTCGCGCGACGATGCCTCCGCCTTCATCCCGACTTACCAGCGCAAGGGGATCATCGAGCACGATCCTTTCATCTCGCTGGATTTCGAGGGCGTCGGCGAGTTGATCAGCATCGCTGCAGAACGCGGTAGGCGCACGCGCAACGACATGAAGCTTGGCATCTGCGGCGAGCACGGCGGCGATCCCGCCTCGATCCATTTCTGTGAGACAATCGGCCTCGATTATGTCTCCTGTTCGCCGTTTCGCGTGCCGATTGCCCGGCTCGCGGCAGCTCAGGCGGTCATCAGCAACGCTCAGCGGCGATAA
- a CDS encoding DUF1499 domain-containing protein — protein MAIRFDRPVSNSARFARRFGAFALVLWVAVLVAHRFGGLATPYLVLLLLVSIGFALLAAMLAAVGLRSLWATGAEGGLDALKALIFAILPLGFGGFIAERYFTRPAIYDVSTDVVSAPDWLSSPHADQIWMKRNPDVSAQEREQQLLAYPELTGRRYEGAIDRVLEAVRKVAKLDGITITGSAGEGEPVRDLEDAPARPQPDGDAVAEAPDQVPVPTPRPYEDDVAKLIRDANGVTLQGETRTLITGLHFDVVIRLREEAETTFVDIRVASRYGQHDLGLSAEIADHYLEALDMELLGIAG, from the coding sequence ATGGCCATCCGCTTTGACCGCCCCGTTTCCAATTCGGCCCGCTTTGCGCGGCGCTTCGGGGCGTTTGCTTTGGTCCTCTGGGTCGCGGTGCTAGTCGCGCACCGGTTCGGCGGCCTTGCCACGCCCTATCTCGTGCTCCTGCTGCTTGTCTCCATCGGCTTTGCGCTGCTTGCCGCCATGCTTGCCGCCGTCGGTCTCAGAAGCCTCTGGGCGACTGGAGCCGAAGGCGGCCTCGATGCGTTGAAAGCGTTGATCTTTGCGATCCTTCCCTTGGGTTTCGGCGGTTTTATCGCTGAGCGCTATTTCACGCGGCCGGCCATCTATGACGTGTCGACGGATGTCGTTTCAGCGCCAGACTGGCTTTCGTCGCCACATGCCGATCAGATCTGGATGAAACGCAATCCCGACGTGTCGGCGCAGGAGCGCGAACAACAGCTCCTGGCTTATCCCGAACTGACCGGCCGGCGTTATGAAGGCGCGATCGACCGCGTGCTCGAAGCGGTCAGGAAAGTGGCGAAGCTGGATGGCATCACGATCACCGGAAGTGCCGGCGAAGGCGAACCGGTCCGCGATCTCGAGGATGCGCCGGCAAGGCCCCAGCCCGATGGCGATGCCGTCGCCGAAGCGCCCGATCAGGTTCCCGTTCCCACGCCGAGGCCCTATGAGGACGATGTCGCAAAGCTTATTCGCGACGCAAACGGCGTGACGCTTCAGGGCGAAACCCGCACGCTCATCACCGGCCTGCACTTCGACGTCGTCATCCGACTGCGCGAAGAGGCCGAAACCACCTTCGTCGACATTCGCGTCGCCTCCCGCTACGGTCAGCACGACCTCGGCCTCAGCGCCGAAATCGCCGACCATTATCTCGAAGCCCTCGATATGGAATTGCTGGGCATTGCGGGGTAA
- a CDS encoding thiol-disulfide oxidoreductase DCC family protein — MRRNDYSYRSDAAVPAFPDDKPLIIFDGECVFCSRWVRFALKHDKAGRYRFLAAQSPLGTALYRHYGLDERDYETNILLEDGRAHFKSEGSIRMIARLGFPWSLVSILYILPRPFADRLYEFVARNRLKIAGRRTTCYVPSPEERSRFLA, encoded by the coding sequence ATGAGACGGAATGACTATAGCTATCGGAGCGATGCCGCTGTTCCGGCCTTTCCGGACGACAAGCCGCTCATCATCTTCGACGGCGAATGCGTCTTCTGCTCCCGCTGGGTAAGGTTTGCGCTGAAGCACGACAAGGCCGGGCGTTACCGCTTCCTTGCCGCGCAATCGCCGCTCGGCACGGCACTTTACCGGCACTACGGCCTGGATGAGCGAGACTACGAGACGAATATCCTGCTCGAAGACGGCCGCGCGCATTTCAAATCCGAGGGTTCGATCCGCATGATTGCCCGGCTCGGCTTTCCCTGGTCGCTCGTCAGTATCCTTTACATCCTGCCGCGCCCGTTTGCCGACCGGCTCTATGAGTTCGTCGCCAGAAACCGCCTGAAGATCGCCGGGCGCCGGACAACCTGCTATGTGCCGTCGCCCGAGGAACGGAGCCGCTTCCTGGCGTGA
- a CDS encoding MBL fold metallo-hydrolase: MPSPTFDLAFDPHYGRAVDVAPGVQRITANNPSPFTFHGTNSYIVGTSSVAVIDPGPENEAHFEALIKALKGRTVTHIVVTHTHRDHSPLAAKLQRETGAITVGEGMHRAARPLHDGEVNPFAESSDTRFVPDISVGDGETIKGDGWALTAVLTPGHAANHAAFALEGTGILFSGDHVMAWATSIVAPPDGSMADYMASLDKLIARRDHLLLPGHGGPVKRPVSFMRALKTHRRMRERAVVERMKAGDRLIPDMVKVIYRDTDPRLHGAAALSVFAHIEDLVERGIVQADGPPSLFGAYQLSAGEER, encoded by the coding sequence ATGCCCAGTCCGACATTCGATCTTGCCTTCGACCCTCACTATGGCCGCGCGGTGGACGTTGCGCCGGGGGTCCAGCGCATCACGGCCAACAATCCGAGTCCTTTCACCTTCCACGGCACCAACAGCTACATCGTCGGTACCTCATCCGTCGCCGTCATCGATCCGGGGCCTGAGAACGAGGCGCATTTTGAGGCACTGATTAAGGCGCTCAAGGGCCGGACGGTCACGCATATAGTCGTCACCCATACACATCGCGACCACTCGCCGCTTGCCGCGAAGTTGCAGAGAGAGACAGGCGCCATCACCGTCGGCGAAGGTATGCACCGCGCAGCAAGGCCGCTCCATGACGGCGAGGTCAATCCCTTTGCCGAAAGCTCCGATACGCGTTTCGTGCCGGATATCTCGGTTGGCGACGGCGAGACCATCAAGGGTGACGGCTGGGCGCTGACGGCGGTGCTGACACCGGGACACGCCGCAAACCACGCGGCTTTCGCGCTCGAAGGCACCGGCATCCTCTTTTCCGGCGACCATGTCATGGCCTGGGCGACCTCCATCGTTGCGCCACCGGATGGCTCGATGGCCGATTACATGGCCTCGCTCGACAAGCTTATCGCACGCCGCGACCACCTGCTTTTACCGGGCCATGGCGGGCCGGTGAAACGTCCCGTCTCCTTCATGCGGGCGCTGAAGACGCACCGGCGCATGCGCGAGCGCGCCGTCGTGGAGCGGATGAAGGCAGGCGACCGGCTGATCCCCGATATGGTGAAGGTGATCTACCGCGACACAGACCCCAGGCTGCACGGCGCGGCGGCACTCTCCGTCTTCGCTCATATCGAGGACCTGGTGGAACGCGGCATCGTGCAGGCGGACGGACCGCCTTCGCTTTTCGGGGCGTATCAACTGTCTGCTGGAGAGGAACGATGA
- a CDS encoding cupin domain-containing protein, with translation MSQYRARPPALATLLLDDAVVRITRWDFEPGADTGVHTHGLGYVVVPMTDCKFLLEDRNGSRRVDVAKGAAYRREAGGEHNVVNAGSEPMTFIEIEYK, from the coding sequence ATGAGCCAGTACCGTGCCCGCCCGCCTGCCCTTGCGACGCTTCTTCTCGACGATGCCGTGGTTCGCATCACGCGCTGGGATTTCGAGCCGGGCGCGGATACTGGCGTGCATACCCACGGGCTCGGCTATGTCGTCGTGCCTATGACTGACTGCAAATTCCTGCTCGAGGATCGGAATGGCAGCCGGCGCGTCGATGTGGCCAAGGGTGCTGCCTACCGGCGCGAGGCGGGCGGCGAGCACAATGTCGTCAATGCCGGTAGCGAGCCGATGACCTTTATCGAGATAGAATACAAGTAA
- a CDS encoding helix-turn-helix domain-containing protein: MAAGANVSKLARELGISRKGLYQWQKQFRVGAASALREGGRPQRDAAASDEQPEAGALQSSSSDELLRALARIAELERLVGQQAADIDFFQKALQHVGTARQRSGKPGGTASTRSSKR, from the coding sequence ATGGCTGCCGGCGCCAATGTCAGCAAGCTTGCTCGCGAGTTGGGGATTTCGCGCAAGGGCCTTTATCAGTGGCAAAAGCAGTTCCGAGTTGGCGCAGCGTCGGCGTTGCGAGAAGGCGGACGTCCGCAGCGAGACGCAGCAGCGAGCGATGAGCAACCGGAAGCTGGCGCGCTGCAGTCTTCCTCGAGCGACGAACTCTTGAGAGCGCTTGCGCGGATTGCGGAATTAGAGCGGCTTGTCGGACAGCAAGCGGCCGATATTGATTTTTTTCAAAAGGCCTTGCAGCACGTCGGGACAGCACGCCAGCGGAGTGGCAAGCCTGGCGGGACGGCATCTACACGGTCATCGAAGCGATGA
- a CDS encoding IS3 family transposase, translating to MCRLARVSRAGYYRHWQATAPRREEMGLRDTLQRLALANRHYGYRRIAVLLSREGWRANHKRVLRLMREDNLLCLRKSPFVPMTTDSRHDWCIVPNLARGLQLTDIDQLWVADITYVHLAEEFAFLAIVLDAFSRKVIGWAIATHLKAELAIEAFDMAVAARRPRPDSVIHHSDRGVQYACADYAARLADHGIQPSMSRVGNPYDNAKAERFMRTLKEEEVDGQAYRDLDDARTRIGEFIEVVYNRQRLHSALDYLAPDAYEASLLQQRQETPDAIHSRENCY from the coding sequence ATGTGCCGGCTGGCTCGGGTGAGCCGCGCGGGCTACTATCGTCATTGGCAGGCGACGGCGCCGCGCAGGGAGGAAATGGGGCTGCGCGACACCCTCCAACGCCTGGCGCTCGCCAACCGGCATTACGGCTACCGAAGAATCGCCGTGCTTTTGAGCCGAGAAGGCTGGCGTGCCAACCACAAGCGCGTGCTGCGCCTGATGCGGGAGGATAATCTGCTGTGTCTGCGCAAATCCCCGTTCGTGCCGATGACAACCGACTCCAGGCATGACTGGTGCATCGTGCCCAACCTGGCTCGAGGTCTTCAACTGACCGACATCGACCAGCTCTGGGTCGCCGACATCACCTACGTTCATCTCGCCGAGGAGTTCGCATTCCTGGCGATCGTCCTCGACGCTTTCAGTCGCAAGGTCATCGGCTGGGCGATTGCAACCCATCTGAAAGCGGAACTTGCCATTGAGGCATTCGACATGGCGGTTGCGGCTCGCCGGCCGCGACCTGATAGCGTCATTCACCATAGCGACCGCGGCGTCCAATATGCCTGCGCCGACTATGCGGCACGACTTGCAGACCACGGCATCCAGCCGAGCATGAGCCGCGTCGGCAATCCCTACGATAATGCGAAGGCCGAGAGATTCATGAGGACCCTGAAGGAAGAGGAGGTGGATGGTCAGGCGTATCGCGACCTGGACGATGCAAGGACTAGGATCGGCGAATTCATCGAGGTGGTCTACAACAGGCAGCGCCTGCACTCGGCCCTCGACTATCTCGCGCCGGACGCTTACGAAGCCAGTCTCTTGCAACAGCGGCAAGAGACACCAGACGCAATTCACAGCCGGGAGAACTGTTACTGA
- the cysN gene encoding sulfate adenylyltransferase subunit CysN — MTAAAPATAIALPAAEPLKATRDTRPLRLITCGSVDDGKSTLIGRLLWDTKAVKEDQAATLQRDSTGKQNDLGLPDFALLLDGLQAEREQGITIDVAYRYFQTDRRAFIVADTPGHEQYTRNMATGASTADLAVLLVDARAGILEQTRRHATIASLLGIKQFVLAVNKIDLTGYDRAGFEKITHEFKEFALSLGVKQITAIPMSALKGENVVYSGQAAMPWYTGPTLVETLELATVRSSQTVGFRLSVQRVSRPGESFRGYQGTVAGGSVKPGDSVMILPSGMVANVSKIVTFDLVRNAAVAGDAITLVLDRQVDVARGDMIVSIDSQPQVGLAFDAQIVALQPEGIEAGKRYWLKSGSRRQRVQVQPLSQLELKSGAWNVAERLYMNAIGKVRLAFDEAAIFDPYEQNRSSGSFILIDPDTNNTVAGGMVTGKRSELGGLHTGDARVILSLPADLAEQIMASEIFATRRDEAHVHRMTAAEAAELWKNAASDI, encoded by the coding sequence ATGACTGCAGCAGCACCTGCAACCGCCATCGCCCTGCCTGCCGCCGAGCCGCTGAAGGCCACGCGCGACACGCGGCCGTTGCGCCTTATCACCTGCGGCAGCGTCGACGACGGCAAATCCACGCTGATCGGCCGGTTGCTCTGGGACACCAAGGCCGTCAAGGAAGACCAGGCAGCGACGCTCCAGCGCGATTCCACCGGCAAGCAAAACGATCTCGGCCTGCCGGACTTCGCACTGCTTCTGGACGGCCTGCAGGCGGAGCGCGAACAGGGAATCACCATCGATGTCGCCTATCGCTATTTCCAGACCGACAGGCGCGCCTTCATCGTCGCCGACACGCCCGGCCACGAACAGTACACCCGTAACATGGCAACCGGCGCTTCGACCGCCGATCTTGCCGTGCTGCTCGTCGATGCCCGCGCCGGCATCCTCGAGCAGACGCGACGCCACGCGACGATCGCCTCGCTGCTCGGCATCAAGCAGTTCGTGCTCGCCGTCAACAAGATCGACCTGACCGGCTACGACCGCGCCGGTTTCGAGAAGATCACGCACGAGTTCAAGGAATTTGCCCTGTCGCTCGGCGTCAAGCAGATCACCGCGATCCCGATGTCGGCGCTGAAGGGTGAAAACGTCGTCTATTCCGGCCAGGCCGCCATGCCCTGGTACACGGGTCCGACGCTCGTCGAGACGCTGGAGCTTGCCACGGTGCGCTCGTCGCAGACCGTCGGCTTCCGTCTCTCGGTGCAGCGCGTGTCGCGTCCCGGCGAAAGCTTCCGTGGCTATCAAGGCACCGTTGCCGGCGGTTCGGTGAAGCCGGGCGACAGCGTCATGATCTTGCCATCGGGCATGGTCGCCAATGTTTCCAAGATCGTCACCTTCGACCTCGTGCGCAACGCGGCCGTCGCGGGCGACGCAATCACCCTCGTGCTCGACCGGCAGGTGGACGTCGCGCGCGGCGACATGATCGTCTCGATCGACAGCCAGCCGCAGGTCGGCCTTGCCTTCGACGCGCAGATCGTGGCGCTGCAGCCGGAAGGCATCGAGGCCGGTAAGCGCTACTGGCTGAAGAGCGGCAGCCGCCGCCAGCGCGTCCAGGTGCAACCCCTCAGCCAGTTGGAGCTGAAGTCCGGCGCCTGGAACGTAGCCGAGCGGCTCTACATGAATGCCATCGGCAAAGTGCGCCTCGCCTTCGATGAAGCGGCGATCTTCGATCCTTATGAGCAGAACCGCTCCTCCGGCTCCTTCATCCTCATCGACCCGGACACCAACAATACGGTCGCCGGCGGCATGGTGACCGGCAAGCGCTCGGAACTCGGCGGACTTCACACCGGTGACGCGCGCGTCATCCTCTCGCTTCCAGCCGACCTCGCCGAGCAGATTATGGCGAGCGAGATCTTCGCAACCCGCCGCGACGAGGCGCATGTGCACCGGATGACCGCAGCGGAAGCGGCGGAACTCTGGAAAAACGCCGCAAGCGATATCTGA
- the cysD gene encoding sulfate adenylyltransferase subunit CysD, producing MPDSRPDTELNNPQSAKPPLDPHLKALENESIHIFREVAAEFERPVMLYSIGKDSSVLLHLARKAFYPGRVPFPLLHVNTGWKFQEMIAFRDETAKKYDLDLVEHINPRGAAEGITPFSHGSATFTDIMKTEGLRQALDAGQFDAAFGGARRDEEASRAKERIYSFRTPDHRWDPRNQRPELWNIYNGQIRKGESVRAFPLSNWTEVDIWRYIQAEEIPLVPLYYAKKRPYVERDGMMILAEDPRLELLPGEVRQEGMIRFRTLGDFPLTGAIRSTATTLEDVIAELEIATVSERQGRAIDRDQSGSMEKKKREGYF from the coding sequence ATGCCCGATAGCCGTCCGGATACGGAACTCAACAATCCGCAGAGCGCCAAGCCGCCGCTCGATCCGCACCTGAAGGCTCTGGAAAACGAGTCCATCCATATCTTCCGCGAGGTTGCGGCCGAATTCGAGCGTCCGGTGATGCTCTATTCGATCGGAAAGGACTCGTCGGTTCTGCTGCATCTGGCACGTAAGGCTTTTTATCCGGGCCGCGTGCCCTTCCCGCTGCTGCATGTGAACACTGGCTGGAAATTCCAGGAGATGATCGCCTTTCGCGACGAGACCGCGAAGAAGTATGACCTGGACCTCGTCGAGCACATCAATCCGCGCGGCGCCGCCGAAGGAATCACACCCTTCAGCCACGGCTCCGCGACCTTCACCGACATCATGAAGACCGAGGGGCTGCGCCAGGCGCTCGACGCCGGACAGTTCGACGCAGCCTTCGGCGGCGCGCGCCGCGACGAGGAGGCAAGCCGCGCCAAGGAACGCATCTATTCCTTCCGCACGCCGGACCACCGCTGGGATCCGCGCAACCAGCGGCCCGAGCTCTGGAACATCTACAACGGCCAGATCCGCAAGGGCGAGAGCGTGCGCGCCTTCCCGCTGTCGAACTGGACCGAAGTCGATATCTGGCGCTACATCCAAGCCGAAGAAATTCCGCTAGTGCCGCTCTACTATGCGAAGAAGCGCCCCTACGTTGAGCGCGACGGAATGATGATCCTTGCGGAAGACCCGCGGTTGGAACTCCTTCCCGGCGAAGTCCGCCAGGAAGGCATGATCCGTTTCCGCACCCTCGGCGATTTCCCGCTGACGGGTGCCATCCGCTCCACCGCCACCACCCTTGAAGACGTCATAGCGGAGCTGGAAATCGCAACCGTTTCCGAGCGCCAGGGCCGCGCCATCGACCGCGACCAGTCCGGCTCCATGGAAAAAAAGAAGCGTGAAGGATATTTCTGA
- a CDS encoding phosphoadenylyl-sulfate reductase has product MTVVNIIEEAETLNAKLATLSLAERLSFVAGLDVRVVFTTSLGIEDQVITAEIGNHRLPIDVVTLQTGRLFPETLALIDETESQYDIHITRYEPEQADIDAYAAKYGMNGFYESVEARHACCGVRKLKPLARALAGATIWITGLRRGQSANRAETPFAEYDAERHLLKINPLADWDIETVKSYVADNSVPVNPLHARGYPSIGCEPCTRAIKPGEPERAGRWWWEQDEKRECGLHVGEEATAVTAR; this is encoded by the coding sequence ATGACTGTTGTCAATATCATCGAAGAAGCGGAAACGCTGAATGCGAAACTTGCGACCTTGAGCCTGGCCGAACGTCTGTCGTTTGTCGCCGGCCTAGACGTAAGAGTCGTCTTCACGACATCGCTTGGTATCGAAGACCAGGTGATCACCGCCGAAATCGGCAACCATCGCCTACCGATCGACGTCGTAACGCTGCAGACCGGCCGCCTCTTCCCCGAGACGCTGGCGCTGATCGACGAAACCGAAAGCCAGTACGACATCCACATCACCCGTTACGAGCCCGAGCAGGCCGATATCGACGCCTATGCGGCAAAATACGGCATGAACGGCTTTTACGAGAGCGTCGAAGCCAGGCATGCCTGTTGTGGCGTGCGCAAGCTGAAGCCGCTTGCGCGGGCGCTGGCAGGCGCAACGATCTGGATCACCGGGCTGCGGCGCGGTCAGTCCGCCAACCGCGCGGAAACGCCTTTTGCGGAATATGACGCCGAACGGCACCTCCTGAAGATAAATCCGCTTGCCGACTGGGATATCGAGACCGTCAAGTCCTACGTCGCCGACAATAGCGTGCCGGTTAATCCGCTGCATGCCCGCGGCTACCCTTCTATCGGCTGCGAGCCGTGCACGCGCGCCATCAAGCCTGGCGAGCCGGAGCGCGCCGGCCGCTGGTGGTGGGAACAGGATGAGAAGCGCGAATGCGGCCTGCATGTCGGCGAAGAAGCGACAGCGGTTACCGCACGATAG
- a CDS encoding RrF2 family transcriptional regulator, with translation MITQKAKYALRALTVLAEADAGEPVMISDIAAQQKIPKKFLEQILLDLKHQGIVASRRGKAGGYLLLKPADMITFGEILRIVDGPIAPLPCLSITAYRKCDDCDGEQTCKIRSVFAKVADATRKVLFSTTIADAVAPAKGAEVTRLLA, from the coding sequence ATGATTACGCAGAAAGCAAAATACGCGCTCCGGGCGCTGACGGTACTGGCGGAAGCCGATGCCGGCGAGCCCGTCATGATTTCGGACATTGCAGCGCAGCAGAAAATTCCGAAGAAGTTCCTCGAGCAGATCCTGCTCGATCTTAAGCATCAGGGCATCGTCGCGAGCCGACGCGGCAAGGCGGGCGGCTATCTGCTGTTGAAGCCCGCCGACATGATCACCTTCGGCGAGATCCTGCGCATCGTCGACGGCCCGATCGCGCCGCTGCCATGCCTTTCTATCACCGCGTATCGCAAGTGCGACGATTGCGACGGCGAGCAGACCTGCAAAATCCGCAGCGTCTTCGCGAAAGTCGCGGATGCAACGCGCAAGGTGCTGTTCTCGACGACAATCGCCGACGCGGTCGCGCCGGCAAAAGGCGCAGAGGTCACCCGCCTTCTCGCCTGA
- a CDS encoding DUF6152 family protein, with product MRVLSTKQIVLSAAVAAAFATGAAAHHGWSWAEAEQMELRGTIQKISMGGPHPALDVATADDGVWRVELGNPRQTERSGFVEGSAKNGDQIVAIGNRSLDRNEKRMKAVRITVGEKRYDIYPDRIQTN from the coding sequence ATGCGTGTCTTATCCACAAAGCAGATCGTCTTGAGCGCGGCCGTCGCGGCAGCTTTCGCGACCGGCGCTGCGGCGCATCACGGCTGGTCATGGGCCGAGGCCGAGCAGATGGAGTTGAGGGGGACGATCCAGAAGATTTCCATGGGCGGCCCGCATCCCGCGCTTGACGTTGCGACCGCCGATGACGGCGTGTGGCGCGTCGAACTCGGCAATCCGCGCCAGACGGAGCGCTCCGGCTTCGTCGAGGGCTCGGCGAAGAACGGCGATCAGATCGTTGCGATCGGAAACCGTTCGCTGGATCGGAATGAAAAGCGCATGAAGGCCGTGCGAATCACGGTCGGCGAGAAGCGCTACGATATCTATCCCGATCGAATCCAGACGAATTGA